GTGTTACTTCATCGCTTATCAAATCCACGTGCACATATTTCCTGGACGACGACACTCTCAGCACACCCTGTCTTAATAAATAGAACGATGCAGCGAAAAGAACGAGATCCTTCAGAAGGAATGCAACTTTCTCGGTCATAGCAGGAAACCCGCCTGCAGAGGCAGCCCAGCCATCCGGCATAAACGGGATAATCGTGACCGTCGCCACAAAGGCAAAGCATGAACCGAGGGCTCCGAGAATTCCCAATTTTTTATTCCAGAAGCCCAGGAGCAAGAGCCCGCCAAACAACCATTCCGATACGCCTAAAAAGTAAGTAGCCCCGCGGATGCCGAAAACCGGATACATCCAGGAAAGGAGGGGGCCGTTGCCGATGTAGGGAATCAACGCCTGCGCCTCATAGTCAAACCATTTCTGATATCCAAAGAAAAGAAATATGACGACCATCGACGCCCGAATCACGTGGTAGTCAAGGTCCTTCTTCAGGATTTTGAGCTTTATCAAAAAATTGATAATACGATCCATGTTAGCTTTCCTCTTCTTCCTACATTGGCATTACGCCGTCGTGGCGCGCATAAACGGCCTCCGAACGCGTTCTGCATGGCCCTGCTCGTCAGCGTGATGCCGGTGTTCGGCAGGCCGCAGCACCGCCAACACCAGAATGGTAGAAAGCACGCTGATTCCTGCAGCCAGAAAGAGCACGCTGTTCCAGGTACCGGTGGCCGTGACCAGCAGGGTCCCAAGCGGCAGCAGGAACGCTGCGACACCCTTGACAGTGTAGAGGATCGAGTAGTTCGCGGTCGCGTATTCCGGGCCGAACAGATCGGTGTTCATTGCCGGAAACACACTAAAAATCGCGCCCCAACAAAGGAAGATCACCCCGGCGAAGACGGCATATCCCAGGGGATGATGTCCCGTGACGCTCATAAGGTAATAGCCTGCGGCGCCAACAGCGAAGGAGATCGCCATGGCCGAAGTGTTGCCGATCCGATCGCCCAGCCAGCCGAAGAACGGCCGTCCAACGCCGTCCGAGAGGTTGGCCAAGATCAGCCCTGCGCTCAGTGTTGTCGTGCCCCATAGCGCCAATTCGGCAACCCCAAAGGCACGCGCCAGCGGCGCGAGATTCGCGATCACCATCAGGGCGCCCGCAACCATCATGAGGCGCAACGTGTAGAGAACCCAGAACACAGGTTGACGCAGCATCTCGGGAGTCGTGTAGCTGTGACCGGTCTGCTTCACCTTGACAGCCCTGACCGCCGGTGCCTCTCCCGGGTAAGGCGCGCGAATGACTTGCGCCATGATCAGGATCAGGGCTCCCTGGACCAGTCCGAACCAGAGAAACGCCGATTGGTAGCCGCTAGCAGCGATCACCATGCGCATGGGGATGACGGTGAGTGCAGCTCCAGTGC
This genomic interval from Pirellulales bacterium contains the following:
- a CDS encoding DUF417 family protein, encoding MDRIINFLIKLKILKKDLDYHVIRASMVVIFLFFGYQKWFDYEAQALIPYIGNGPLLSWMYPVFGIRGATYFLGVSEWLFGGLLLLGFWNKKLGILGALGSCFAFVATVTIIPFMPDGWAASAGGFPAMTEKVAFLLKDLVLFAASFYLLRQGVLRVSSSRKYVHVDLISDEVTHNGPARVPLRSPINNVTTSVVPKRKAVSKPSITARKSDSTRHRVSAR
- the oxlT gene encoding oxalate/formate MFS antiporter, with amino-acid sequence MTTTFTSEKDNLDCDAECNRKRWRQLIFGVVCMFMIANLQYGWTLFVVPLHEAHGWTITQIQFAFTLFIALETWGTPIAGWIADKLGPDWGPRVAISAGGALVALGWTIVSMAHSLHVLYFGNAVAGLGAGAVYMTCIGIAVKWFKDSRGLAVGLVAAGFGTGAALTVIPMRMVIAASGYQSAFLWFGLVQGALILIMAQVIRAPYPGEAPAVRAVKVKQTGHSYTTPEMLRQPVFWVLYTLRLMMVAGALMVIANLAPLARAFGVAELALWGTTTLSAGLILANLSDGVGRPFFGWLGDRIGNTSAMAISFAVGAAGYYLMSVTGHHPLGYAVFAGVIFLCWGAIFSVFPAMNTDLFGPEYATANYSILYTVKGVAAFLLPLGTLLVTATGTWNSVLFLAAGISVLSTILVLAVLRPAEHRHHADEQGHAERVRRPFMRATTA